In Amphiprion ocellaris isolate individual 3 ecotype Okinawa chromosome 3, ASM2253959v1, whole genome shotgun sequence, one genomic interval encodes:
- the LOC111588128 gene encoding genetic suppressor element 1-like isoform X3, giving the protein MFGLKTPHFYLQGMNHESNKSPSLGMISTATRTTATVSPLSPLTNGNAVAQSANSGFAAALRKLAKQAEDPRGSAPSGESSPVSSPATSHSSPVTTPKRGSLGPLLGQNRGHSVPGTPPVVTIAPTKTSNGLWRADGRQVESSVQGLGRERVGAENTQSQQDKRTPPIPSPHPLAHSFGLTPGSIMQDPRIQSISLPGQMHPVVPSGAVPEEYLRALRPFAASDDLRLTSLPLSLDPAAAAHAAAAAAYYHPAYLHHPLSLPRMEESLCLSALRSQFYSVPAGGAFPPLHPSALHLHLPGGRYPGELNHTALSERLQMENELRQREREQEREREKEREREAGLEREREREEERERERELDRQKERQRERQQQMVRAVESHYLAELQARRPPPEDRARPGERLTPNRLDKTKEPEHPAFPAPKPLPLQPGLHSSRGSVPHPVPSLLPSHLGKHHAAGTGGLHGALAAAMMTQRASEEVWLSRQRGQGQEREGPLELGLRSPGKGVEPRRDVHGHRTNSVYHNQGSKDVPPCLGAPPPLISPKGPHHPPVPPTTLWNPASLVDTPADSRRKLNPPTPPSRPPPGLTRADRPPMSWGERLEEGGRRMAKSPERYPALRGASLQDSWNKIEQDRAVQSLYHRHHISNLHQRHSMPLSAPNTELGGRCQAASPSPVRERQAPDNMLVYDEVLQQHRRLLSKLDLEEKRRKEAREGGYYYDLDESYDESDEEEVKAHLRRVTEQPPLKLDTSSEKVDFLWVCGLTTVVHRDELLAQKRRKRRRMMKERSLSPPAVRGKKKASSPPAPTPPLTTPYSAEQMDRTPELEEKKDFLLMFNLSHVSPQQRRDKERTEELLRAIQRKTVTLDTLRYNPSPLCKSPPAPSTGDSSSAPQSNGHLYPESPSPSPPYLHKPKQLHSDTLKPSVDSQVTRIPPPLAPHHEKTEFMETQSSRKLHSLQNGVAAPPPHKKEPNCVQNGRNRPWERFTPEAFAQHFHQAVLQSTHNTLQKKGVSNCVPEAGVKADRSLPHSISQLKSSNLNHTPQHAHINGHHYHSPAASRDAPAPRDHLSDEEEEESGQEEDEGEEEEEEEAPRKWQGIEAIFEAYQEYVDEWSIERQVLHSQCKRLEAQNYNLTRTAEQLSLTMGELVTQRQRVREERERLQAQLEHFRRCLTLPNIHWGRGQVNGHTR; this is encoded by the exons GTATGAACCATGAGTCCAATAAATCACCATCATTAGGAATGATCTCCACGGCAACTCGCACCACGGCTACAGTCAGTCCCCTCAGCCCACTAACCAATGGGAACGCGGTTGCCCAATCTGCAAACTCCGGATTCGCTGCTGCCCTGCGTAAACTGGCCAAACAGGCTGAGGATCCCAGAG GTTCTGCCCCCAGCGGTGAGTCGTCTCCAGTCTCCTCCCCGGCCACCAGCCACAGCTCGCCGGTCACCACCCCTAAGCGGGGCTCATTAGGGCCCCTCTTGGGCCAGAACAGGGGCCACAGCGTCCCCGGCACCCCTCCGGTCGTCACCATTGCCCCCACCAAGACCAGCAACGGCCTGTGGAGGGCCGACGGGCGACAG GTTGAGTCGAGCGTTCAGGGACTCGGTAGGGAGCGGGTGGGAGCTGAGAACACCCAGTCACAGCAGGATAAGAGGACTCCTCCCATCCCTTCACCTCACCCACTGGCTCACTCCTTCGGTCTCACCCCAGGCAGCATCATGCAAGACCCCCGCATACAGAGCATTAG TTTGCCTGGGCAGATGCACCCAGTGGTTCCTTCGGGTGCCGTTCCAGAGGAATACCTGAGAGCTCTCCGGCCCTTCGCTGCCTCAGATGACCTCCGACTGACCTCTCTGCCCCTCAGtctggatcctgctgctgctgctcatgctgccgctgccgctgctTACTATCATCCTGCCTACCTGCACCACCCTCTGTCCTTACCAAG GATGGAGGAGTCTCTGTGTCTTTCCGCGCTGCGATCGCAGTTCTACTCCGTGCCTGCAGGAGGCGCTTTCCCTCCTCTTCACCCCTCTGCCCTCCACCTGCACCTGCCCGGAGGCCGATACCCCGGAGAACTGAACCACACAGCGTTATCTGAGAG GCTACAGATGGAGAACGAGCTCCGCcagcgagagagagagcaggagcgTGAACGAGAGAAAGAAAGGGAGCGCGAGGCCGGGCTGGAACGAGAgcgggagagggaggaggagagggagcgtgagagagagctggacagacagaaggagaggcagagggagagacagcagcagatggtCCGAGCCGTGGAGAGCCACTACCTGGCTGAGCTGCAGGCTCGGAGGCCACCACCGGAGGACAGGGCCAGGCCAGGAGAGAGGCTGACCCCGAACAGACTGG ATAAAACCAAGGAGCCAGAGCACCCAGCTTTTCCGGCACCTAAACCTCTTCCTCTGCAGCCCGGCCTTCACTCCTCCAGAGGCTCTGTTCCACACCCAGTGCCCAGCCTGCTACCTTCTCACCTGGGGAAGCACCACGCTGCCGGTACTGGAGGGCTCCACGGAGCTCTGGCAGCCGCCATGATGACTCAGAGGGCCAGCGAGGAGGTGTGGTTGTCACGACAACGAGGACAGGGACAGGAGAGGGAGGGTCCACTGGAGCTGGGCCTCAGGTCACCTGGGAAGGGGGTGGAGCCGAGGAGAGATGTCCACGGTCACAG AACTAATTCAGTCTATCACAACCAAGGCAGCAAAGATGTGCCTCCCTGCCTCGGTGCCCCGCCTCCCCTAATCTCCCCCAAAGGTCCCCATCACCCTCCCGTCCCTCCCACCACACTGTGGAACCCAGCCTCCCTCGTTGACACACCTGCAGACTCCCGCAGGAAGCTCAACCCTCCTACGCCGCCGAGCCGACCACCTCCTGGACTCACCCGAGCCGACAGACCCCCGATGAGCTGGGGGGAGAGGctggaggagggaggcaggaggaTGGCGAAAAGCCCAGAGAGGTATCCAGCACTGAGGGGAGCGAGTTTGCAAGACTCCTGGAACAAGATTGAGCAGGACAGAGCTGTCCAGAGCCTCTACCACCGGCATCACATCAGTAACCTCCACCAGAGACACTCCATGCCGCTGTCTGCTCCCAACACCGAGCTGGGGGGGCGATGTCAGGCAGCATCTCCGTCTCCGGTCAGGGAGCGACAAGCACCAGACAACATGCTGGTGTATGACGAGGTTCTGCAGCAGCACCGACGGCTGCTCAGCAAACTGGacctggaggagaagaggaggaaggaggccaGGGAGGGAG GTTATTACTATGACCTGGATGAGTCATATGATGAGAGCGACGAGGAGGAGGTGAAAGCTCATTTGAGGAGAGTGACCGAGCAGCCTCCACTCAAACTGGACACATCCTCCGAG AAGGTGGATTTTCTGTGGGTATGCGGTCTCACCACGGTGGTTCATCGCGACGAGCTCCTGGcccagaagaggaggaagaggaggaggatgatgaaagAGCGCAGCCTCTCTCCGCCGGCCGTGCGGGGCAAGAAGAAGGCCTCGTCACCTCCAGCACCCACACCTCCTTTAACTACCCCGTACTCTGCTGAGCAGATGGACCGCACCCCCgaactggaggagaaaaaagactTCCTCCTTATGTTCAACCTTTCCCATGTCAGCCCACAGCAGAGGAGAG ATAAGGAGAGGAcagaggagctgctgagggCTATTCAGAGGAAGACTGTGACGTTAGACACGCTCCGATATAATCCTTCACCGCTGTGTAAAAGTCCTCCGGCTCCCTCAACTg gtgaCTCCTCCTCAGCCCCTCAATCAAACGGACACCTCTATCCAGAGTCTCCCAGCCCCTCTCCTCCATACTTACACAAACCTAAGCAGCTCCACAGTGACACACTCAAACCCTCCGTGGACTCCCAGGTGACCCGGATCCCTCCTCCTCTGGCGCCACATCACGAAAAGACTGAATTCATGGAGACTCAATCGAGCAGGAAGCTTCACTCCCTCCAGAACGGCgtcgctgctcctcctccacacAAAAAGGAGCCCAATTGTGTGCAGAACGGACGGAATCGGCCCTGGGAAAGATTCACACCTGAGGCCTTTGCTCAGCACTTCCACCAGGCTGTGCTGCAGTCCACACACAACACGCTGCAGAAAAAAG GAGTCTCAAACTGTGTCCCTGAGGCCGGCGTGAAGGCTGATCGCTCGCTGCCTCACAGCATCTCTCAGCTGAAAAGTTCAAATCTGAACCATACCCCTCAGCACGCACACATCAACGGCCATCACTATCACTCTCCTGCAGCCAGCCGGGACGCTCCGGCACCACGGGACCATCTGTccgacgaggaggaggaggagtccggccaggaggaagatgaaggggaggaggaggaggaggaagaagctcCAAGGAAGTGGCAGGGTATTGAAGCTATTTTTGAGGCCTATCAGGAGTACGTGGATG AGTGGAGCATAGAGAGGCAGGTTCTTCACAGTCAGTGTAAGCGACTTGAAGCACAGAACTACAATCTGACCAGAACTGCAGAGCAGCTCTCTCTAACTATGGGG GAGCTGGTGACTCAGAGGCAGAGggtgagggaggagagggagaggttGCAGGCCCAGCTCGAGCACTTCAGGAGGTGTTTGACGCTTCCTAACATTCACTGGGGCAGGGGGCAGGTGAACGGCCACACCAGGTGA
- the LOC111588128 gene encoding genetic suppressor element 1-like isoform X2, whose amino-acid sequence MPPGALAAVKRIPSLLCMNHESNKSPSLGMISTATRTTATVSPLSPLTNGNAVAQSANSGFAAALRKLAKQAEDPRGSAPSGESSPVSSPATSHSSPVTTPKRGSLGPLLGQNRGHSVPGTPPVVTIAPTKTSNGLWRADGRQVESSVQGLGRERVGAENTQSQQDKRTPPIPSPHPLAHSFGLTPGSIMQDPRIQSISLPGQMHPVVPSGAVPEEYLRALRPFAASDDLRLTSLPLSLDPAAAAHAAAAAAYYHPAYLHHPLSLPRMEESLCLSALRSQFYSVPAGGAFPPLHPSALHLHLPGGRYPGELNHTALSERLQMENELRQREREQEREREKEREREAGLEREREREEERERERELDRQKERQRERQQQMVRAVESHYLAELQARRPPPEDRARPGERLTPNRLDKTKEPEHPAFPAPKPLPLQPGLHSSRGSVPHPVPSLLPSHLGKHHAAGTGGLHGALAAAMMTQRASEEVWLSRQRGQGQEREGPLELGLRSPGKGVEPRRDVHGHRTNSVYHNQGSKDVPPCLGAPPPLISPKGPHHPPVPPTTLWNPASLVDTPADSRRKLNPPTPPSRPPPGLTRADRPPMSWGERLEEGGRRMAKSPERYPALRGASLQDSWNKIEQDRAVQSLYHRHHISNLHQRHSMPLSAPNTELGGRCQAASPSPVRERQAPDNMLVYDEVLQQHRRLLSKLDLEEKRRKEAREGGYYYDLDESYDESDEEEVKAHLRRVTEQPPLKLDTSSEKVDFLWVCGLTTVVHRDELLAQKRRKRRRMMKERSLSPPAVRGKKKASSPPAPTPPLTTPYSAEQMDRTPELEEKKDFLLMFNLSHVSPQQRRDKERTEELLRAIQRKTVTLDTLRYNPSPLCKSPPAPSTGDSSSAPQSNGHLYPESPSPSPPYLHKPKQLHSDTLKPSVDSQVTRIPPPLAPHHEKTEFMETQSSRKLHSLQNGVAAPPPHKKEPNCVQNGRNRPWERFTPEAFAQHFHQAVLQSTHNTLQKKGVSNCVPEAGVKADRSLPHSISQLKSSNLNHTPQHAHINGHHYHSPAASRDAPAPRDHLSDEEEEESGQEEDEGEEEEEEEAPRKWQGIEAIFEAYQEYVDEWSIERQVLHSQCKRLEAQNYNLTRTAEQLSLTMGELVTQRQRVREERERLQAQLEHFRRCLTLPNIHWGRGQVNGHTR is encoded by the exons ATGCCGCCGGGCGCATTAGCAGCAGTCAAGCGGATCCCGTCgcttttgt GTATGAACCATGAGTCCAATAAATCACCATCATTAGGAATGATCTCCACGGCAACTCGCACCACGGCTACAGTCAGTCCCCTCAGCCCACTAACCAATGGGAACGCGGTTGCCCAATCTGCAAACTCCGGATTCGCTGCTGCCCTGCGTAAACTGGCCAAACAGGCTGAGGATCCCAGAG GTTCTGCCCCCAGCGGTGAGTCGTCTCCAGTCTCCTCCCCGGCCACCAGCCACAGCTCGCCGGTCACCACCCCTAAGCGGGGCTCATTAGGGCCCCTCTTGGGCCAGAACAGGGGCCACAGCGTCCCCGGCACCCCTCCGGTCGTCACCATTGCCCCCACCAAGACCAGCAACGGCCTGTGGAGGGCCGACGGGCGACAG GTTGAGTCGAGCGTTCAGGGACTCGGTAGGGAGCGGGTGGGAGCTGAGAACACCCAGTCACAGCAGGATAAGAGGACTCCTCCCATCCCTTCACCTCACCCACTGGCTCACTCCTTCGGTCTCACCCCAGGCAGCATCATGCAAGACCCCCGCATACAGAGCATTAG TTTGCCTGGGCAGATGCACCCAGTGGTTCCTTCGGGTGCCGTTCCAGAGGAATACCTGAGAGCTCTCCGGCCCTTCGCTGCCTCAGATGACCTCCGACTGACCTCTCTGCCCCTCAGtctggatcctgctgctgctgctcatgctgccgctgccgctgctTACTATCATCCTGCCTACCTGCACCACCCTCTGTCCTTACCAAG GATGGAGGAGTCTCTGTGTCTTTCCGCGCTGCGATCGCAGTTCTACTCCGTGCCTGCAGGAGGCGCTTTCCCTCCTCTTCACCCCTCTGCCCTCCACCTGCACCTGCCCGGAGGCCGATACCCCGGAGAACTGAACCACACAGCGTTATCTGAGAG GCTACAGATGGAGAACGAGCTCCGCcagcgagagagagagcaggagcgTGAACGAGAGAAAGAAAGGGAGCGCGAGGCCGGGCTGGAACGAGAgcgggagagggaggaggagagggagcgtgagagagagctggacagacagaaggagaggcagagggagagacagcagcagatggtCCGAGCCGTGGAGAGCCACTACCTGGCTGAGCTGCAGGCTCGGAGGCCACCACCGGAGGACAGGGCCAGGCCAGGAGAGAGGCTGACCCCGAACAGACTGG ATAAAACCAAGGAGCCAGAGCACCCAGCTTTTCCGGCACCTAAACCTCTTCCTCTGCAGCCCGGCCTTCACTCCTCCAGAGGCTCTGTTCCACACCCAGTGCCCAGCCTGCTACCTTCTCACCTGGGGAAGCACCACGCTGCCGGTACTGGAGGGCTCCACGGAGCTCTGGCAGCCGCCATGATGACTCAGAGGGCCAGCGAGGAGGTGTGGTTGTCACGACAACGAGGACAGGGACAGGAGAGGGAGGGTCCACTGGAGCTGGGCCTCAGGTCACCTGGGAAGGGGGTGGAGCCGAGGAGAGATGTCCACGGTCACAG AACTAATTCAGTCTATCACAACCAAGGCAGCAAAGATGTGCCTCCCTGCCTCGGTGCCCCGCCTCCCCTAATCTCCCCCAAAGGTCCCCATCACCCTCCCGTCCCTCCCACCACACTGTGGAACCCAGCCTCCCTCGTTGACACACCTGCAGACTCCCGCAGGAAGCTCAACCCTCCTACGCCGCCGAGCCGACCACCTCCTGGACTCACCCGAGCCGACAGACCCCCGATGAGCTGGGGGGAGAGGctggaggagggaggcaggaggaTGGCGAAAAGCCCAGAGAGGTATCCAGCACTGAGGGGAGCGAGTTTGCAAGACTCCTGGAACAAGATTGAGCAGGACAGAGCTGTCCAGAGCCTCTACCACCGGCATCACATCAGTAACCTCCACCAGAGACACTCCATGCCGCTGTCTGCTCCCAACACCGAGCTGGGGGGGCGATGTCAGGCAGCATCTCCGTCTCCGGTCAGGGAGCGACAAGCACCAGACAACATGCTGGTGTATGACGAGGTTCTGCAGCAGCACCGACGGCTGCTCAGCAAACTGGacctggaggagaagaggaggaaggaggccaGGGAGGGAG GTTATTACTATGACCTGGATGAGTCATATGATGAGAGCGACGAGGAGGAGGTGAAAGCTCATTTGAGGAGAGTGACCGAGCAGCCTCCACTCAAACTGGACACATCCTCCGAG AAGGTGGATTTTCTGTGGGTATGCGGTCTCACCACGGTGGTTCATCGCGACGAGCTCCTGGcccagaagaggaggaagaggaggaggatgatgaaagAGCGCAGCCTCTCTCCGCCGGCCGTGCGGGGCAAGAAGAAGGCCTCGTCACCTCCAGCACCCACACCTCCTTTAACTACCCCGTACTCTGCTGAGCAGATGGACCGCACCCCCgaactggaggagaaaaaagactTCCTCCTTATGTTCAACCTTTCCCATGTCAGCCCACAGCAGAGGAGAG ATAAGGAGAGGAcagaggagctgctgagggCTATTCAGAGGAAGACTGTGACGTTAGACACGCTCCGATATAATCCTTCACCGCTGTGTAAAAGTCCTCCGGCTCCCTCAACTg gtgaCTCCTCCTCAGCCCCTCAATCAAACGGACACCTCTATCCAGAGTCTCCCAGCCCCTCTCCTCCATACTTACACAAACCTAAGCAGCTCCACAGTGACACACTCAAACCCTCCGTGGACTCCCAGGTGACCCGGATCCCTCCTCCTCTGGCGCCACATCACGAAAAGACTGAATTCATGGAGACTCAATCGAGCAGGAAGCTTCACTCCCTCCAGAACGGCgtcgctgctcctcctccacacAAAAAGGAGCCCAATTGTGTGCAGAACGGACGGAATCGGCCCTGGGAAAGATTCACACCTGAGGCCTTTGCTCAGCACTTCCACCAGGCTGTGCTGCAGTCCACACACAACACGCTGCAGAAAAAAG GAGTCTCAAACTGTGTCCCTGAGGCCGGCGTGAAGGCTGATCGCTCGCTGCCTCACAGCATCTCTCAGCTGAAAAGTTCAAATCTGAACCATACCCCTCAGCACGCACACATCAACGGCCATCACTATCACTCTCCTGCAGCCAGCCGGGACGCTCCGGCACCACGGGACCATCTGTccgacgaggaggaggaggagtccggccaggaggaagatgaaggggaggaggaggaggaggaagaagctcCAAGGAAGTGGCAGGGTATTGAAGCTATTTTTGAGGCCTATCAGGAGTACGTGGATG AGTGGAGCATAGAGAGGCAGGTTCTTCACAGTCAGTGTAAGCGACTTGAAGCACAGAACTACAATCTGACCAGAACTGCAGAGCAGCTCTCTCTAACTATGGGG GAGCTGGTGACTCAGAGGCAGAGggtgagggaggagagggagaggttGCAGGCCCAGCTCGAGCACTTCAGGAGGTGTTTGACGCTTCCTAACATTCACTGGGGCAGGGGGCAGGTGAACGGCCACACCAGGTGA
- the LOC111588128 gene encoding genetic suppressor element 1-like isoform X4 — MNHESNKSPSLGMISTATRTTATVSPLSPLTNGNAVAQSANSGFAAALRKLAKQAEDPRGSAPSGESSPVSSPATSHSSPVTTPKRGSLGPLLGQNRGHSVPGTPPVVTIAPTKTSNGLWRADGRQVESSVQGLGRERVGAENTQSQQDKRTPPIPSPHPLAHSFGLTPGSIMQDPRIQSISLPGQMHPVVPSGAVPEEYLRALRPFAASDDLRLTSLPLSLDPAAAAHAAAAAAYYHPAYLHHPLSLPRMEESLCLSALRSQFYSVPAGGAFPPLHPSALHLHLPGGRYPGELNHTALSERLQMENELRQREREQEREREKEREREAGLEREREREEERERERELDRQKERQRERQQQMVRAVESHYLAELQARRPPPEDRARPGERLTPNRLDKTKEPEHPAFPAPKPLPLQPGLHSSRGSVPHPVPSLLPSHLGKHHAAGTGGLHGALAAAMMTQRASEEVWLSRQRGQGQEREGPLELGLRSPGKGVEPRRDVHGHRTNSVYHNQGSKDVPPCLGAPPPLISPKGPHHPPVPPTTLWNPASLVDTPADSRRKLNPPTPPSRPPPGLTRADRPPMSWGERLEEGGRRMAKSPERYPALRGASLQDSWNKIEQDRAVQSLYHRHHISNLHQRHSMPLSAPNTELGGRCQAASPSPVRERQAPDNMLVYDEVLQQHRRLLSKLDLEEKRRKEAREGGYYYDLDESYDESDEEEVKAHLRRVTEQPPLKLDTSSEKVDFLWVCGLTTVVHRDELLAQKRRKRRRMMKERSLSPPAVRGKKKASSPPAPTPPLTTPYSAEQMDRTPELEEKKDFLLMFNLSHVSPQQRRDKERTEELLRAIQRKTVTLDTLRYNPSPLCKSPPAPSTGDSSSAPQSNGHLYPESPSPSPPYLHKPKQLHSDTLKPSVDSQVTRIPPPLAPHHEKTEFMETQSSRKLHSLQNGVAAPPPHKKEPNCVQNGRNRPWERFTPEAFAQHFHQAVLQSTHNTLQKKGVSNCVPEAGVKADRSLPHSISQLKSSNLNHTPQHAHINGHHYHSPAASRDAPAPRDHLSDEEEEESGQEEDEGEEEEEEEAPRKWQGIEAIFEAYQEYVDEWSIERQVLHSQCKRLEAQNYNLTRTAEQLSLTMGELVTQRQRVREERERLQAQLEHFRRCLTLPNIHWGRGQVNGHTR, encoded by the exons ATGAACCATGAGTCCAATAAATCACCATCATTAGGAATGATCTCCACGGCAACTCGCACCACGGCTACAGTCAGTCCCCTCAGCCCACTAACCAATGGGAACGCGGTTGCCCAATCTGCAAACTCCGGATTCGCTGCTGCCCTGCGTAAACTGGCCAAACAGGCTGAGGATCCCAGAG GTTCTGCCCCCAGCGGTGAGTCGTCTCCAGTCTCCTCCCCGGCCACCAGCCACAGCTCGCCGGTCACCACCCCTAAGCGGGGCTCATTAGGGCCCCTCTTGGGCCAGAACAGGGGCCACAGCGTCCCCGGCACCCCTCCGGTCGTCACCATTGCCCCCACCAAGACCAGCAACGGCCTGTGGAGGGCCGACGGGCGACAG GTTGAGTCGAGCGTTCAGGGACTCGGTAGGGAGCGGGTGGGAGCTGAGAACACCCAGTCACAGCAGGATAAGAGGACTCCTCCCATCCCTTCACCTCACCCACTGGCTCACTCCTTCGGTCTCACCCCAGGCAGCATCATGCAAGACCCCCGCATACAGAGCATTAG TTTGCCTGGGCAGATGCACCCAGTGGTTCCTTCGGGTGCCGTTCCAGAGGAATACCTGAGAGCTCTCCGGCCCTTCGCTGCCTCAGATGACCTCCGACTGACCTCTCTGCCCCTCAGtctggatcctgctgctgctgctcatgctgccgctgccgctgctTACTATCATCCTGCCTACCTGCACCACCCTCTGTCCTTACCAAG GATGGAGGAGTCTCTGTGTCTTTCCGCGCTGCGATCGCAGTTCTACTCCGTGCCTGCAGGAGGCGCTTTCCCTCCTCTTCACCCCTCTGCCCTCCACCTGCACCTGCCCGGAGGCCGATACCCCGGAGAACTGAACCACACAGCGTTATCTGAGAG GCTACAGATGGAGAACGAGCTCCGCcagcgagagagagagcaggagcgTGAACGAGAGAAAGAAAGGGAGCGCGAGGCCGGGCTGGAACGAGAgcgggagagggaggaggagagggagcgtgagagagagctggacagacagaaggagaggcagagggagagacagcagcagatggtCCGAGCCGTGGAGAGCCACTACCTGGCTGAGCTGCAGGCTCGGAGGCCACCACCGGAGGACAGGGCCAGGCCAGGAGAGAGGCTGACCCCGAACAGACTGG ATAAAACCAAGGAGCCAGAGCACCCAGCTTTTCCGGCACCTAAACCTCTTCCTCTGCAGCCCGGCCTTCACTCCTCCAGAGGCTCTGTTCCACACCCAGTGCCCAGCCTGCTACCTTCTCACCTGGGGAAGCACCACGCTGCCGGTACTGGAGGGCTCCACGGAGCTCTGGCAGCCGCCATGATGACTCAGAGGGCCAGCGAGGAGGTGTGGTTGTCACGACAACGAGGACAGGGACAGGAGAGGGAGGGTCCACTGGAGCTGGGCCTCAGGTCACCTGGGAAGGGGGTGGAGCCGAGGAGAGATGTCCACGGTCACAG AACTAATTCAGTCTATCACAACCAAGGCAGCAAAGATGTGCCTCCCTGCCTCGGTGCCCCGCCTCCCCTAATCTCCCCCAAAGGTCCCCATCACCCTCCCGTCCCTCCCACCACACTGTGGAACCCAGCCTCCCTCGTTGACACACCTGCAGACTCCCGCAGGAAGCTCAACCCTCCTACGCCGCCGAGCCGACCACCTCCTGGACTCACCCGAGCCGACAGACCCCCGATGAGCTGGGGGGAGAGGctggaggagggaggcaggaggaTGGCGAAAAGCCCAGAGAGGTATCCAGCACTGAGGGGAGCGAGTTTGCAAGACTCCTGGAACAAGATTGAGCAGGACAGAGCTGTCCAGAGCCTCTACCACCGGCATCACATCAGTAACCTCCACCAGAGACACTCCATGCCGCTGTCTGCTCCCAACACCGAGCTGGGGGGGCGATGTCAGGCAGCATCTCCGTCTCCGGTCAGGGAGCGACAAGCACCAGACAACATGCTGGTGTATGACGAGGTTCTGCAGCAGCACCGACGGCTGCTCAGCAAACTGGacctggaggagaagaggaggaaggaggccaGGGAGGGAG GTTATTACTATGACCTGGATGAGTCATATGATGAGAGCGACGAGGAGGAGGTGAAAGCTCATTTGAGGAGAGTGACCGAGCAGCCTCCACTCAAACTGGACACATCCTCCGAG AAGGTGGATTTTCTGTGGGTATGCGGTCTCACCACGGTGGTTCATCGCGACGAGCTCCTGGcccagaagaggaggaagaggaggaggatgatgaaagAGCGCAGCCTCTCTCCGCCGGCCGTGCGGGGCAAGAAGAAGGCCTCGTCACCTCCAGCACCCACACCTCCTTTAACTACCCCGTACTCTGCTGAGCAGATGGACCGCACCCCCgaactggaggagaaaaaagactTCCTCCTTATGTTCAACCTTTCCCATGTCAGCCCACAGCAGAGGAGAG ATAAGGAGAGGAcagaggagctgctgagggCTATTCAGAGGAAGACTGTGACGTTAGACACGCTCCGATATAATCCTTCACCGCTGTGTAAAAGTCCTCCGGCTCCCTCAACTg gtgaCTCCTCCTCAGCCCCTCAATCAAACGGACACCTCTATCCAGAGTCTCCCAGCCCCTCTCCTCCATACTTACACAAACCTAAGCAGCTCCACAGTGACACACTCAAACCCTCCGTGGACTCCCAGGTGACCCGGATCCCTCCTCCTCTGGCGCCACATCACGAAAAGACTGAATTCATGGAGACTCAATCGAGCAGGAAGCTTCACTCCCTCCAGAACGGCgtcgctgctcctcctccacacAAAAAGGAGCCCAATTGTGTGCAGAACGGACGGAATCGGCCCTGGGAAAGATTCACACCTGAGGCCTTTGCTCAGCACTTCCACCAGGCTGTGCTGCAGTCCACACACAACACGCTGCAGAAAAAAG GAGTCTCAAACTGTGTCCCTGAGGCCGGCGTGAAGGCTGATCGCTCGCTGCCTCACAGCATCTCTCAGCTGAAAAGTTCAAATCTGAACCATACCCCTCAGCACGCACACATCAACGGCCATCACTATCACTCTCCTGCAGCCAGCCGGGACGCTCCGGCACCACGGGACCATCTGTccgacgaggaggaggaggagtccggccaggaggaagatgaaggggaggaggaggaggaggaagaagctcCAAGGAAGTGGCAGGGTATTGAAGCTATTTTTGAGGCCTATCAGGAGTACGTGGATG AGTGGAGCATAGAGAGGCAGGTTCTTCACAGTCAGTGTAAGCGACTTGAAGCACAGAACTACAATCTGACCAGAACTGCAGAGCAGCTCTCTCTAACTATGGGG GAGCTGGTGACTCAGAGGCAGAGggtgagggaggagagggagaggttGCAGGCCCAGCTCGAGCACTTCAGGAGGTGTTTGACGCTTCCTAACATTCACTGGGGCAGGGGGCAGGTGAACGGCCACACCAGGTGA